A window of Tautonia plasticadhaerens contains these coding sequences:
- a CDS encoding DUF262 domain-containing protein has protein sequence MYQTGGTIRETLQAIQQTKFVLPAIQREFVWKPEQIARLFDSLMQGYPFGTFLYWNVDRSNSSRYKFYAFVCNYHERDNPHCPQLPVFHETDLKAVLDGQQRLTALNIGLCGSMAWRLPYKWKNNPNAYPVRHLYLDLLADEGGADEGGMEYRFEFLTEERAGSAIPGECWFKVGDILGMQSGPPMLRWLNERLPQERLDRAFSTLDQLFQVVHNRNLISYYEEKSQNLDKVLNIFIRMNSGGTVLSYSDLLLSIAVAQWSGDARKEIHTLVDELNDTGEGFAFSQDLVLKAGLMLADIGSVGFKVENFSRENMQALEGKWPEVKRSLKVAVQLLAGFGFHEKSLRADSAILPIAYYINRRNLDGHYVTKGGFAHDREAIRTWLIRSLLKASGIWGSGLDTLLTAIREVIAEHGQDGFPVEKLQEAMARRGKSLMFGDEEIDELVEMRYGDKRLFALLTLLFPFVDVTNHHFHIDHVFPRSRFTRARLQRAGVPEGDIEAFKEMVDCLPNLQLLEGAENVEKQAAMPSEWISGSLSPTSRTNYCDNHLLGELPESIAGFREFYEARSCALRSRIVNILGANAAEP, from the coding sequence ATGTATCAGACCGGCGGCACCATCAGGGAGACGCTCCAGGCCATCCAGCAGACGAAGTTCGTCCTCCCGGCGATCCAGCGGGAGTTCGTCTGGAAGCCGGAGCAGATTGCCCGCCTCTTCGACAGCCTGATGCAGGGCTACCCCTTCGGCACGTTCCTGTACTGGAACGTCGATCGCTCGAACAGCAGCAGGTACAAGTTCTACGCCTTCGTCTGCAACTACCACGAGCGTGACAACCCCCACTGCCCGCAGCTCCCCGTGTTCCACGAGACGGACCTCAAGGCCGTCCTCGACGGCCAGCAGCGGCTCACGGCGCTGAACATCGGCCTCTGCGGCTCGATGGCGTGGCGACTCCCCTACAAGTGGAAGAACAACCCGAACGCCTACCCGGTCCGACACCTGTACCTCGACCTTCTGGCCGACGAGGGCGGTGCCGACGAGGGCGGGATGGAGTACCGCTTCGAGTTCCTCACCGAGGAGCGTGCCGGCTCCGCCATCCCAGGAGAGTGCTGGTTCAAGGTCGGCGACATCCTCGGGATGCAGAGCGGGCCGCCGATGCTGAGGTGGCTCAACGAGCGACTGCCGCAGGAGAGGCTGGACCGGGCCTTCTCCACGCTCGACCAGCTCTTCCAGGTCGTCCACAACCGGAACCTGATCTCGTACTACGAAGAGAAGAGCCAGAACCTCGACAAGGTGCTCAACATCTTCATCCGCATGAACAGCGGCGGGACGGTCCTCTCGTACTCCGACCTGCTGCTGTCCATCGCCGTCGCCCAGTGGTCGGGGGACGCCCGCAAGGAGATCCACACGCTCGTCGATGAGCTGAACGACACGGGCGAGGGGTTCGCCTTCTCGCAAGACCTCGTGCTCAAGGCGGGCCTCATGCTGGCGGATATCGGCAGCGTGGGCTTCAAGGTGGAGAACTTCAGCCGGGAGAACATGCAGGCCCTCGAAGGTAAGTGGCCCGAGGTGAAGCGGTCCCTCAAGGTGGCCGTGCAGCTGCTGGCCGGCTTCGGCTTCCACGAGAAGTCGCTGCGGGCCGACAGCGCCATCCTGCCGATCGCCTACTACATCAACCGCCGAAATCTCGATGGTCACTACGTCACGAAGGGCGGCTTCGCCCACGACCGTGAGGCGATCCGCACGTGGCTGATCCGCAGCCTGCTCAAGGCGTCGGGCATCTGGGGGAGTGGTCTGGACACGCTGCTCACCGCCATCCGGGAGGTCATCGCCGAGCACGGGCAGGACGGCTTCCCGGTGGAGAAGCTCCAGGAGGCGATGGCCAGGCGGGGCAAGTCCCTCATGTTCGGCGACGAGGAGATCGACGAACTCGTCGAGATGCGGTACGGCGACAAGCGGCTGTTCGCCCTGCTGACGCTCCTCTTCCCGTTCGTGGACGTGACGAACCACCACTTCCACATCGATCACGTCTTCCCCCGGTCCCGCTTCACCAGGGCGAGGTTGCAGAGGGCGGGTGTGCCCGAGGGCGACATCGAGGCGTTCAAGGAGATGGTGGACTGCCTGCCGAACCTCCAGCTGCTTGAGGGAGCGGAGAACGTCGAGAAGCAGGCCGCAATGCCGTCGGAATGGATCAGCGGGTCGCTCTCGCCGACCTCCCGGACGAACTACTGCGACAACCACCTCCTCGGCGAGCTGCCCGAGTCGATCGCCGGGTTCCGGGAGTTCTACGAGGCCCGGAGCTGTGCCCTCCGCTCCCGGATCGTGAATATCCTCGGAGCGAATGCCGCCGAGCCCTGA
- the drmB gene encoding DUF1998 domain-containing protein — protein MSLSSHMRRSEVGEVRPSQALTTFGVGSLVDLPNLSVLVMGLDDWQAAHATEIAEERLLRSARSILGPQVSRFLTPPRGEESQGSQTNWFDESRQIGVPVAPFPRWMVCSGCRLLAPISSGLFEPKTPAYRPDKASYTHTCNNHRNNRIGTHLVVPARFMVTCEHGHLDDFPWIEFIHQGSIDCKGLLYLYEVGASGEALDVEVKCDGCQTRRRMGQAFGPNNRTSMPACRGRRPHLRDFDPGGCDQEHVKPMLQGASNLWFPMLISALSVPQATDDLGRLVEENWVVLEKVTSAEVLKAFRLIGQLKDLNKYGDEQVWEAIQKKAEGTVEEPDDPADLKSPEWRVFSNPSKAKESRSFKLRPVEPPADYAASFEKVVLVEKLREVRALVGFTRLVSPRDFDSPAEVPPENRGRLARRDPAWLPACETRGEGIFFQFSEPAIGAWAGRNHAFEREFELAHQAWRMGKGLDPNTGYPGIRYVLLHTFAHALIRQLAIECGYTSASIAERIYSRNPADGEPMAGVLIYTSAPDSEGTLGGLCALGEPDKLGRHIRRALEKMGLCASDPLCSEHPAGGGEKLHGASCHACSFLPETSCERGNKYLDRSALVPTVERATLSFFRPEP, from the coding sequence ATGAGTCTCTCCAGCCACATGAGGAGGTCGGAGGTCGGGGAGGTCCGGCCCAGCCAGGCCCTCACGACGTTCGGGGTCGGTTCGCTGGTCGATCTGCCGAACCTCTCGGTGCTCGTCATGGGCCTGGACGACTGGCAGGCCGCCCACGCCACCGAGATCGCCGAGGAGCGGCTCCTGCGCTCGGCCCGGTCGATCCTGGGGCCGCAGGTGTCCCGGTTCCTGACGCCGCCTCGGGGGGAGGAATCCCAGGGGTCGCAGACGAACTGGTTCGACGAATCCCGCCAGATCGGCGTGCCGGTGGCCCCGTTCCCCCGCTGGATGGTCTGCTCCGGTTGCCGCCTCCTGGCCCCGATCAGCTCCGGGCTCTTCGAGCCGAAGACGCCAGCCTATAGGCCGGACAAGGCGAGCTACACCCATACGTGCAATAATCACAGAAACAATAGGATCGGGACGCATCTCGTCGTCCCCGCCCGCTTCATGGTGACCTGCGAGCACGGCCACCTGGACGACTTCCCCTGGATCGAGTTCATCCACCAGGGCTCGATCGACTGCAAGGGGCTGCTCTACCTCTACGAGGTCGGGGCCAGCGGCGAGGCCCTGGACGTGGAGGTCAAGTGCGACGGGTGCCAGACCCGCCGCCGGATGGGCCAGGCGTTCGGCCCCAACAACCGCACGTCCATGCCCGCCTGCCGGGGGAGGCGGCCCCACCTGCGGGACTTCGACCCCGGCGGCTGCGACCAGGAGCACGTCAAGCCGATGCTCCAGGGGGCGTCGAACCTCTGGTTCCCCATGCTGATCTCGGCTCTGTCGGTCCCGCAGGCCACCGACGATCTCGGCAGGCTGGTGGAGGAGAACTGGGTCGTGCTGGAGAAGGTCACCAGCGCCGAGGTGCTCAAGGCGTTCCGGCTCATCGGCCAGCTGAAAGACCTGAACAAGTACGGCGACGAGCAGGTCTGGGAGGCGATCCAGAAGAAGGCCGAGGGGACGGTCGAGGAGCCCGACGACCCGGCCGACCTGAAGTCGCCCGAGTGGCGGGTCTTCTCCAACCCGTCGAAGGCCAAGGAGAGCCGCAGCTTCAAGCTCCGCCCGGTGGAGCCCCCCGCCGACTACGCCGCCTCGTTCGAGAAGGTCGTCCTCGTGGAGAAGTTGCGTGAGGTCCGGGCGCTCGTCGGCTTCACCCGCCTCGTGTCGCCACGGGACTTCGACAGCCCCGCCGAAGTACCCCCGGAAAACCGGGGGAGGCTCGCCCGCAGAGACCCGGCGTGGCTGCCCGCCTGCGAGACCCGGGGCGAGGGAATCTTCTTCCAGTTCTCCGAGCCAGCGATCGGGGCTTGGGCCGGGCGGAACCACGCCTTCGAGCGGGAGTTCGAGCTGGCCCACCAGGCGTGGCGGATGGGCAAGGGCCTCGACCCGAACACGGGCTACCCCGGTATCCGCTACGTGTTGCTGCACACGTTCGCCCACGCCCTGATCCGCCAGCTGGCCATCGAGTGCGGCTACACCAGCGCCTCGATCGCCGAGCGGATCTACTCCAGGAACCCGGCCGACGGCGAGCCGATGGCGGGCGTGCTGATCTACACCTCGGCGCCCGACAGCGAGGGGACGCTCGGCGGCCTCTGCGCCCTGGGCGAGCCGGACAAGCTCGGGCGGCACATCCGCCGGGCCTTGGAGAAGATGGGGCTCTGCGCCTCCGACCCGCTCTGCTCGGAGCACCCGGCCGGGGGCGGCGAGAAGCTGCACGGGGCGTCCTGCCACGCCTGCTCGTTCCTGCCTGAGACCTCCTGCGAGCGGGGCAACAAGTACCTGGACCGGTCGGCGCTGGTGCCGACGGTCGAACGGGCGACCCTCTCCTTCTTCAGGCCCGAGCCATGA
- a CDS encoding type IIL restriction-modification enzyme MmeI, with translation MHVYKGSWNGSSFLDNKTVELIDSKLQPLSIEADPQPLVVNAGKSFKGYDIGGLGFTMAPDEYKSFLDRHPEEFSVIHPYINGLDFYSSPTQHPSRYAINFVEMTLEEAAAFPASLQRVRELVKPQRDKASPLGSRERWWLCARNRPAMRRAIEHCDRVLAKTQTSKTWAFSFLPSHYLFDQKLVVIPSDDWKLFAVLQSEIHYFWAERQGSSLKGDMAYTPTDCFQTFPFPVSESLSSAGADLIGCNYYDVRQGIMQARDEGLTATYNRFHNADDTSADIQDLRDLQVVMDQAAATAYGWTDITLDHGFHETKQGVRFTISEPARREVLQRLLKLNHERYAEEVEQGLHGKSGTSMKATPKRKAPSKLGKAIPALFDVEDDDA, from the coding sequence GTGCATGTCTACAAGGGAAGTTGGAATGGCTCGTCGTTCCTGGACAACAAAACCGTTGAACTCATTGACTCTAAACTACAACCTCTCTCGATAGAGGCCGACCCACAACCGTTGGTGGTAAACGCTGGAAAGAGCTTCAAGGGCTACGATATTGGGGGCTTGGGATTCACCATGGCCCCTGACGAATACAAATCCTTCCTCGACCGCCACCCAGAGGAATTCTCTGTTATCCATCCCTACATTAACGGACTCGATTTCTATTCTTCGCCCACTCAGCATCCGAGTAGATATGCCATTAACTTCGTTGAAATGACCTTGGAAGAAGCGGCAGCCTTTCCTGCTTCTCTTCAACGTGTACGGGAACTGGTCAAACCACAAAGAGATAAGGCAAGTCCGCTAGGAAGCCGAGAGAGATGGTGGCTCTGCGCCAGAAACCGTCCTGCAATGAGGAGAGCCATCGAACATTGCGACCGTGTTCTGGCAAAAACTCAGACAAGCAAAACATGGGCGTTTTCGTTTCTACCATCTCATTATCTCTTTGATCAGAAGCTCGTCGTGATTCCGAGCGATGACTGGAAACTGTTCGCAGTCTTGCAGTCAGAGATTCATTACTTTTGGGCCGAGCGGCAAGGATCATCTCTAAAGGGTGACATGGCGTATACGCCGACGGATTGTTTTCAAACATTTCCGTTTCCCGTCTCTGAGTCGTTGTCTTCAGCAGGAGCTGATCTCATAGGATGCAACTACTATGACGTTCGGCAGGGAATTATGCAGGCCAGAGATGAGGGTTTAACCGCTACATATAATCGTTTCCACAACGCTGATGACACTTCCGCCGATATACAAGATCTTCGAGACCTTCAAGTCGTGATGGATCAGGCTGCCGCCACCGCTTACGGCTGGACTGATATCACCCTCGACCATGGCTTCCATGAAACCAAGCAAGGCGTTCGCTTCACCATCAGCGAACCCGCTCGTCGAGAAGTCCTTCAACGTCTGCTGAAGCTCAATCACGAACGCTATGCTGAGGAAGTCGAGCAGGGACTCCACGGCAAGAGTGGTACTTCCATGAAGGCGACGCCGAAACGGAAGGCCCCCAGCAAGTTGGGCAAGGCAATCCCTGCGCTCTTCGACGTGGAGGATGACGACGCATGA
- a CDS encoding ParA family protein — translation MPPIVVSLINLKGGVGKTTTTVQLAECLVSEYGKRVLVIDLDPQTNATISLIEEERWEELDDQGLTIFQLFQDKLDGTSVFDIRRAIQRGVSNLGLDGLSLLPSSIRLINVQDRMSEIPVKLGYAITPMEVLKAAIHDVPGQFDYVLIDCPPNLGFITRNGIEISDYFFIPTIPDTLSTYGIPQIVKSIEQFSRERPLLKIRCLGLVVTKFYSRSEAHVRGINNLPARFTRVFAKLGLPPAPIFKTVIPLANTFADVPLTDNKPKSFKEKYGRSRSGDRYLYQYVIDLTKEFMDHAGR, via the coding sequence ATGCCTCCCATCGTCGTGAGCCTGATCAATCTCAAGGGCGGCGTGGGCAAGACCACGACGACCGTCCAACTGGCCGAGTGCCTGGTGTCCGAGTACGGCAAGCGGGTCTTGGTCATCGACCTGGACCCGCAGACCAATGCGACGATATCACTGATCGAGGAAGAGCGCTGGGAGGAACTCGACGACCAGGGCCTCACGATCTTCCAGCTGTTCCAGGACAAACTCGACGGCACGAGTGTTTTCGACATCCGCAGGGCGATCCAGAGAGGGGTCTCGAATCTCGGCCTCGACGGCCTCAGCCTCCTGCCATCCAGCATCCGACTGATCAACGTCCAGGATCGCATGAGTGAGATCCCGGTGAAGCTGGGGTATGCGATCACCCCGATGGAGGTGCTCAAGGCGGCCATACACGATGTCCCAGGACAATTCGACTACGTGCTGATCGACTGCCCCCCGAATCTCGGATTCATCACCCGAAACGGGATCGAGATCAGCGATTACTTCTTCATTCCGACGATCCCCGACACTCTCTCGACCTACGGCATCCCCCAGATCGTCAAGTCGATCGAGCAATTCAGCAGGGAGCGTCCGCTGCTCAAGATCCGTTGCCTCGGCTTGGTCGTGACCAAGTTCTATTCCCGGTCGGAGGCCCATGTCCGAGGAATCAACAACCTGCCGGCCCGGTTCACGAGGGTATTCGCCAAACTGGGCCTCCCCCCGGCCCCCATCTTCAAGACCGTCATCCCGCTCGCCAACACGTTTGCCGACGTTCCCCTCACCGACAATAAGCCGAAGAGCTTCAAAGAGAAGTATGGCCGGTCGAGGTCGGGAGACCGCTACCTCTACCAGTACGTCATCGACCTGACGAAGGAGTTCATGGATCATGCGGGGCGATGA
- the drmA gene encoding DISARM system helicase DrmA has product MSQSTPPPSHHQLRAELEAMVLGDLLGPAGDEDEELTERTVRDRYLVGVLAPSRAAPPAARPPAEDDEDEDTPLIPDELSEGGSDSADDGTTDADIPVAQAHLPSSFGLTFCVDDGEPSIRVAASWGQYRREKRDDREDHRGNPLRVWKRYPRGGVVEVPLADGPVRPTAPDPLFPDITVQGQVRRRDGHFAVTLFLVNAQEEGRPKDESHVFQPKLVVTGAGDRAIFRKRGAVGPNDDLEERLTAMLYRRHVEFAVGHGVSVHAEVADGSPGTASRIETEVVPRHEVPRTAPPTEDDADENPAFGRLAGLALDMRTLAEADAKKLPAMLAPLVAAYRDWIDREEAKLDDPAEGLAHFGDAGRVAIDNCRLTLKRVEEGLQLLADDRQAFEAFGFMNRAMWLQRTHTISSERVRRGEQFEFEKDVDLPENRSWRPFQLAFILLNLPGVTRLDHHDRGVGPEALADLLFFPTGGGKTEAYLGLSAYTMALRRLQGTVAGRVGEEGVAVLMRYTLRLLTIQQFQRATALLCACESIRRKALEHGDARWGKTPFRIGLWVGRRTTPNRTDDAVEAIKQARGNQFVGGGVGTPYQLTTCPWCGSAIEAGKHLDAKPYPHGPARTITYCGDKFGQCLFSRRQAADEGLPVVVVDEEIYRRLPTLLIATVDKFAQMPWKGEVQMLFGRVTGRCERHGFKSPEIVDSTFHPRSNMGLPSARLVEHPPLRPPDLIIQDELHLISGPLGTLVGLYETAIDDLCTWEVGGKKVRPKVIASTATIKNADVQVRSLFLRTVNVFPPPGLDVRDNFFSVQRKPSAEEFGRLYLGICAPGRRLKAALIRVYVALLCSAQSLYEKHGRAVDPWMTLVGYFNSMRELGGMRRLVDDDVFTRCRKQDRRGLAKRFFNGEYLGELTSRMRSEDIPQTLDRLEAVFDPELEERRKEAFKTKDYKNIPKKPLDVLLATNMISVGVDVKRLGLMVVAGQPKATAEYIQATSRVGRSFPGLVVTVFNWARPRDLSHYETFEHYHSTFYKHVEPLSVTPFSPGALQRGLAGLLVSMVRLRGTEFNANETASRISTSNPYVQDAIEAIARRAELIGDGSKTGDSCRAELLAKADLWQAEAQNDTGGRVLTYTEPYGPDGPKKGTTVKLLHSPGMDRWQEFTCLNSLREVEPGVKFIVSDGGLDEVNAREAETTPEGAGEVTA; this is encoded by the coding sequence ATGAGTCAGTCCACACCGCCCCCCTCCCATCACCAGCTCCGGGCCGAACTCGAAGCCATGGTCCTGGGCGACCTGCTCGGCCCGGCCGGGGACGAGGATGAGGAGCTGACCGAACGCACGGTGCGGGACCGCTACCTCGTCGGCGTGCTGGCCCCCAGCCGAGCCGCTCCACCCGCCGCCCGGCCCCCGGCGGAGGACGACGAGGACGAGGACACCCCCCTGATCCCCGACGAACTCTCGGAGGGGGGCAGCGACTCGGCCGACGACGGCACCACCGACGCCGACATCCCGGTGGCCCAGGCCCACCTGCCATCCTCCTTCGGCCTGACCTTCTGCGTCGATGACGGCGAGCCGTCCATCCGGGTCGCCGCCTCCTGGGGCCAGTACCGGCGGGAGAAGCGGGACGACCGGGAGGACCACCGGGGCAACCCGCTGCGGGTCTGGAAGCGGTATCCCAGGGGCGGCGTCGTCGAAGTCCCGCTGGCCGACGGCCCGGTCCGGCCGACGGCCCCCGACCCCCTGTTCCCCGACATCACCGTCCAGGGCCAGGTCCGCAGGCGGGACGGCCACTTCGCCGTCACGCTCTTCCTCGTCAACGCCCAGGAGGAGGGCCGCCCCAAGGACGAGTCCCACGTCTTCCAGCCGAAGCTCGTCGTCACCGGCGCCGGCGACCGGGCGATCTTCCGCAAGCGGGGCGCCGTCGGCCCGAACGACGACCTCGAAGAGCGGCTCACGGCGATGCTCTACCGCCGCCACGTCGAGTTCGCCGTCGGCCACGGCGTCAGCGTCCACGCCGAGGTCGCCGACGGCTCGCCCGGCACGGCGTCGAGGATCGAGACCGAGGTCGTGCCGAGGCACGAAGTCCCCCGCACCGCCCCGCCCACCGAGGACGACGCCGACGAGAACCCCGCCTTCGGCAGGCTCGCCGGGCTGGCCCTCGACATGAGGACGCTGGCCGAGGCCGACGCCAAGAAGCTCCCGGCGATGCTGGCCCCGCTGGTCGCCGCCTACCGGGACTGGATCGACCGGGAGGAGGCGAAGCTCGACGACCCCGCCGAGGGCCTCGCCCACTTCGGCGATGCCGGCCGGGTCGCCATCGACAACTGCCGCCTGACCCTCAAGCGGGTCGAGGAAGGGCTGCAACTGCTGGCCGACGACCGGCAGGCGTTCGAGGCGTTCGGCTTCATGAACCGGGCCATGTGGCTCCAGCGGACGCACACGATCTCCTCCGAGCGGGTCCGGCGGGGCGAACAGTTCGAGTTCGAGAAGGACGTTGACCTCCCCGAGAACCGGAGCTGGCGGCCGTTCCAGCTCGCCTTCATTCTGCTCAACCTGCCGGGCGTCACCCGGCTCGACCACCACGACCGGGGCGTCGGCCCCGAGGCCCTGGCCGACCTCCTCTTCTTCCCCACCGGCGGCGGCAAGACCGAGGCGTACCTCGGCCTCTCCGCCTACACCATGGCCCTGCGGCGGTTGCAGGGGACGGTCGCCGGGCGGGTCGGAGAGGAGGGCGTGGCCGTCCTGATGCGGTACACGCTCCGGCTGCTGACCATCCAGCAGTTCCAGCGGGCCACGGCGCTGCTCTGCGCCTGCGAGTCGATCCGCCGCAAGGCCCTGGAACACGGGGACGCCCGCTGGGGCAAGACGCCCTTCCGCATCGGCCTCTGGGTCGGCCGCCGCACCACGCCGAATCGCACCGACGACGCCGTGGAGGCGATCAAGCAGGCCCGAGGCAACCAGTTCGTCGGCGGGGGCGTCGGCACGCCGTACCAGCTCACCACCTGCCCCTGGTGCGGCAGCGCCATCGAGGCCGGCAAGCACCTCGACGCCAAGCCGTATCCCCACGGCCCGGCCCGCACGATCACCTACTGCGGCGACAAGTTCGGCCAGTGCCTCTTCAGCCGCCGCCAGGCCGCTGACGAGGGCCTGCCGGTCGTCGTGGTGGACGAGGAGATCTACCGGCGGCTGCCGACCCTGCTGATCGCCACGGTGGACAAGTTCGCCCAGATGCCGTGGAAGGGCGAGGTCCAGATGCTCTTCGGGCGGGTCACGGGCCGCTGCGAGCGGCACGGGTTCAAGTCGCCGGAGATCGTGGACTCCACCTTCCACCCCCGGTCGAACATGGGGCTCCCCTCGGCCCGGCTCGTCGAGCACCCGCCGCTCCGCCCGCCCGACCTGATCATCCAGGACGAGCTGCACCTGATCAGCGGCCCGCTCGGCACGCTCGTCGGCCTCTACGAGACGGCGATCGACGACCTTTGCACCTGGGAGGTGGGCGGCAAGAAGGTCCGCCCCAAGGTGATCGCCTCGACGGCGACGATCAAGAACGCCGACGTGCAGGTGCGGAGCCTCTTCCTGCGGACGGTCAACGTCTTCCCGCCGCCGGGCCTCGACGTGCGGGACAACTTCTTCTCGGTCCAGCGGAAGCCCTCGGCGGAGGAGTTCGGCCGCCTCTACCTCGGGATCTGCGCCCCCGGCCGTCGCCTCAAGGCGGCCCTGATCCGGGTCTACGTGGCCCTCCTCTGCTCGGCCCAGTCGCTCTACGAGAAGCACGGCAGGGCGGTCGATCCCTGGATGACGCTCGTCGGCTACTTCAACTCCATGCGGGAACTCGGCGGGATGCGCCGCCTGGTGGACGACGACGTATTCACCCGCTGCCGCAAGCAGGACCGCCGTGGCCTGGCGAAGCGATTCTTCAACGGCGAGTACCTCGGCGAGCTGACGAGCCGGATGCGGTCGGAGGACATCCCGCAGACGCTCGACCGGCTGGAGGCCGTCTTCGACCCGGAGCTGGAGGAGCGGCGCAAGGAGGCGTTCAAGACCAAGGACTACAAGAACATCCCCAAGAAGCCGCTCGACGTGCTGCTGGCCACGAACATGATCTCCGTCGGCGTGGACGTGAAGCGGCTCGGGCTGATGGTCGTCGCCGGGCAGCCCAAAGCGACCGCCGAGTACATCCAGGCCACCAGCCGGGTCGGCCGGAGCTTCCCCGGCCTGGTCGTCACCGTGTTCAACTGGGCCAGGCCGAGAGACCTTTCGCACTACGAGACCTTCGAGCACTACCACTCGACGTTCTACAAGCACGTCGAGCCGCTCTCGGTGACGCCCTTCTCTCCCGGTGCGTTGCAGCGGGGCCTGGCCGGGCTGCTCGTCTCGATGGTCCGGCTGCGGGGCACCGAGTTCAACGCCAACGAGACCGCCTCCCGGATCAGCACGAGCAACCCCTACGTCCAGGACGCCATCGAGGCGATTGCCCGGCGGGCCGAGTTGATCGGCGACGGCTCCAAGACCGGCGACTCCTGCCGGGCCGAGCTGCTGGCCAAGGCCGACCTCTGGCAGGCCGAGGCCCAGAACGACACCGGAGGCCGTGTCCTGACCTACACCGAGCCTTACGGCCCGGACGGGCCGAAGAAGGGGACGACCGTCAAGCTCCTGCACAGCCCCGGCATGGACCGCTGGCAGGAGTTCACCTGCCTCAACTCGCTCCGGGAGGTCGAGCCGGGCGTCAAGTTCATCGTCAGCGACGGCGGCCTCGACGAGGTGAACGCCAGGGAAGCCGAAACGACCCCGGAAGGGGCCGGGGAGGTGACCGCATGA
- a CDS encoding CBS domain-containing protein: MSSRKPREHSSAQTCNAVMLGMLRDARALVHRNAESFHEAAAILEHVGQMHEGVVKDGLGGYKATICNLARRAPVIQSERIEALFDTVKNARNDSVHSGDFIRHHAIRLVELLLVLEEGLSMSAKIAEDLMVRNPTTVEPWHNIAAVRRAMLGNSYSFLPVRDTNGVWKLLSDVAVVKYLRPADNSGNKSLRNKLLGKPLNEILEAGDIELTECKCYAPNKNIGDIKKIITMLPALIVEKDGNKERLVGILTAFDLL; the protein is encoded by the coding sequence ATGAGTTCCAGGAAGCCCCGAGAACACTCTTCAGCTCAGACCTGCAATGCAGTGATGCTGGGCATGTTGCGTGACGCCCGAGCCTTGGTGCATCGGAATGCGGAGTCATTCCATGAGGCTGCGGCGATCCTCGAACACGTTGGGCAAATGCACGAAGGAGTCGTCAAAGATGGGTTGGGTGGCTACAAGGCCACGATCTGCAATCTGGCTCGACGAGCGCCGGTAATACAGAGCGAACGCATCGAAGCCCTGTTCGATACGGTAAAAAACGCCCGGAATGACTCCGTTCACTCGGGGGACTTCATTCGACACCATGCCATTCGCCTCGTGGAACTGCTCTTGGTGCTTGAGGAAGGGTTGTCGATGTCTGCGAAGATTGCCGAGGACTTGATGGTTCGGAACCCGACGACCGTTGAACCCTGGCACAACATCGCCGCCGTCCGCCGGGCGATGCTCGGAAACTCCTACTCGTTCTTGCCGGTCCGGGACACAAACGGCGTCTGGAAACTGCTCTCCGATGTCGCTGTCGTGAAGTACTTGAGGCCAGCCGACAACTCCGGGAACAAAAGCCTACGGAACAAACTGCTCGGGAAGCCGCTGAACGAGATCCTCGAAGCAGGCGACATCGAATTGACGGAGTGCAAGTGCTACGCTCCGAACAAGAACATCGGAGACATCAAGAAAATCATAACCATGCTGCCTGCGCTGATCGTCGAGAAGGATGGCAATAAGGAACGCCTCGTGGGAATCCTGACGGCCTTCGACCTCCTGTGA
- the drmC gene encoding DISARM system phospholipase D-like protein DrmC: MTPERWIVEASYALACGLPGGTVEALASAILACPAGSLRSEVARRIAHHEHRDLALAFVDRWREESGEIDARTVAVAIQTAAHAERAHRDSQSVEPIWTGPDAGVVPFRRTEQAILQVLDAARTRITLVSFAVYKIPNVAKALVKAAGRGVRLTVVVETPDRIEGQGEYSTIRALGQEVAGCSTVYFWPQENRTVGENGKVGILHVKCAVADGEWMFLSSANLTRQAFTINMELGMLVRGGSMPSRVERQFDQLVHDGHLREI, from the coding sequence ATGACCCCGGAGCGGTGGATCGTCGAGGCATCCTACGCCCTGGCGTGCGGCCTGCCCGGCGGCACGGTGGAGGCGCTGGCCTCGGCAATCCTCGCCTGCCCGGCGGGCTCGCTGCGGTCCGAGGTCGCCCGGCGGATCGCCCACCACGAGCACCGGGATCTGGCGCTGGCCTTCGTGGACCGGTGGCGGGAGGAGTCCGGGGAGATCGACGCCCGGACGGTCGCCGTGGCGATCCAGACGGCGGCCCATGCGGAGCGGGCACATCGGGATTCGCAGTCGGTCGAGCCGATCTGGACCGGACCCGACGCCGGGGTCGTGCCGTTCCGCCGCACCGAGCAGGCGATCCTCCAGGTGCTCGACGCCGCCCGGACCCGAATCACGCTGGTGAGCTTCGCCGTTTACAAGATACCCAACGTGGCGAAGGCCCTCGTGAAAGCGGCGGGCCGGGGCGTCCGGCTCACCGTCGTCGTGGAGACGCCCGATCGGATCGAGGGCCAGGGCGAATACAGCACGATCCGGGCATTGGGGCAGGAGGTGGCGGGCTGCTCCACGGTCTATTTCTGGCCCCAGGAGAATCGCACCGTCGGGGAGAACGGCAAGGTCGGCATCCTGCACGTCAAGTGCGCCGTGGCCGACGGCGAGTGGATGTTCCTCTCCTCGGCGAACCTGACCCGGCAGGCGTTCACGATCAACATGGAGCTGGGGATGCTCGTGCGGGGCGGGTCCATGCCGAGTCGTGTGGAGCGGCAGTTCGACCAGCTCGTCCACGACGGGCACCTCAGGGAGATCTGA